AAAGGACGCTGTTTGCGTGTTACCACCTTCATTCAAATTACTGACGGATTTTTCGTCAGCAAATTCTCCTCTTTGACGTAACGTGTCAGGGACGCTTTTTGTTATCCAAAAAGATTTTTTCACATTAAGTAAGCTTGTGAAATTGGGCGAGTGGTATTCCTAGCTGCTATTTTCAGGCTCGCATCAACCGCCTGATTTCTGAAAAATGTTCACTAAAAACTTGTCTCTTTTTCTATTGTAAGTCTTAGATTAGGATTTGTCAAGCAAGAAAATATAAAAAAAGGGTGGATAATCACCCTTTTTTTTTAATGTCTTTGTTCTATATTTTGCTTGGTTTTATAAGCGAGGAAATCATGCGCTACATCTTTATCAAAGTCATTGAGTTGCTTAATCACTTGATTTTGAATCGTTTCGATTTCGATTTTTTCAAAGGGTAGTTCAGCAATGACTTTCTCTACAACTTTGGTGACATTGTTGGCAATCATGTTCGCGTGCAAGGGTTTTTCTTTATATTTCCCATTGATTGCAGCTTTGAAAACGGCGGTTTGGATACGAAAGCTATCCCAATCAACCACACGCCCATTGCGTTTGATAACAACTTTGTTAACTAATTTTGCTTGCATAATTTCTCCTTATTTTTTTAATATTCTTATAATTCTATTATAACAAATTTTGGGGAATTATTTAAAAGTTTCGACGATTAACATGATATTAAGTAGGGTCACAAAGGCTCCAGTTGCTAACAAGAGCCATTTGGTAAACCAAACATTTTTGTATTTGCCCATAACTTGTTGAGAACTGGTCAAATAAATTTGTAAGAAAATCGTAATTGGCAGCTGAATGCTCAAGAAAACTTGAGAATAAATCAAAATATTAAAAGAGCTGGTGACAAAACTTAAGCCACAAATCGCCGCCGTTGCACCAATAATAGTAATCAACACACCGAGTCTGCTGTGAGGATCCTGAGCATCATAAGGTTCGGCGAAAAGGCCAGCAAAGATTGATCCTCCCGCCATACCTGCTGTCACGGATGAAGCAATGCCAGCAAAGAGAAAAGCAATTGCAAAAAGAATGGCCGCAGCTGGCCCCAAAAGAGGAACAAGCATTTCTTGAGCTTGACTGATTTCAGTCACAACACGTGGGAAAAAGAGGGCCGCGGCAATGATGATAATGGCCGAATTGATAACCCAACCCAAAAACATCGAAAATATCGTATCGAAAAATTCAAAGCGCAGTTGGCGTTCCATGATTGCTTCATCTTTGAGGTTCCACTGGCGACTTTGAATGACTTCTGAGTGCAAAAATAAATTATGAGGCATTACGACCGCACCAAGGGCAGACATGATGATGGGAAGTGATTTTCCACTAATAGAAGGGACAAATGCGCCTTTTGCAGCTGCTCCCCAACTGATGTGAGGGATAATAAAGATCTCTAAAAGAAGGGATACGCCAATCAAACAAACAAAACCAATAATTACCTTTTCAATCTTGGAGTAAGAATTGCTAAACAAAAACCAAATAACGACAAGGGCCGTTAAAATTGCACCAACAACAATCGGAAGGTTAAAAAGCATCTGTAAGGCCAACGCTCCACCAAGGATTTCAGCAACTGCGGTAGAAATTGAGGCTAATACCGCACTGCCCAAAACTGTGCGACTAATCGCCGGCCGTAAATGTTTTGTGGCATTTTCAGAAAGGCACTTTCCGGTGACAATTCCAAGATGCGCAACATTATGTTGTAAAAAAGCTAACATAATCGTTGATAGAGTAATGACCCAGAGCAACTTGTAGCCAAATTGCGAACCAGCAGCCAAGTTAGCCGCCCAATTTCCAGGGTCAATAAACCCAACGGCAACAATGAGTCCAGGACCAACATAGCGTAAAAAATCTAAGGTCGGATGACGTTTATCTTGTAAAAAATGTTTCATTTTTCCCATTTCTTTTTTAATTCTTTTTAATCCTTTTTTAATACTATACCAAAATTCATAAATCTTTTCCACCTTTTTTAAATATTAAAATCACCGCCAGTTTGGCGGTGATTTTCTCATGGTTAGCTTTAGTTGGCAACGATAAAGCGTTCTTCGTCTGCCAAGAATGTTTTTTCTCCTGCTGGGGCTTCGATTGAACCAAAGACAAGTTGTCCGCGAAGTTTCCAACTTTCTGGCAAGTTCCATGTCTTAGCTACCGCTTCGTCAATCACTGGATTGTAGTGTTGGAGGTTTGCGCCTAAACCAATTTCAGCAAGTGCTGTCCACGCGTTTACTGTGATAATTCCTGATCCTTGTTCTGACCAAACTGGGAAATTATCTGCATAAAGTGGAAATTGTTCTTGGAGATTTTTAACAACGGCTTGATCTTCAAAGAAAAGTGCTGTTCCAAAAGCTGCTTTGAACCCGTCTAGTTTAGCACGTGTTCCTTCCCAAGCTGAGTCTGGAACGCCTTGAGCTTTCATCGTTGCTTGAAGTTCTGGTGCAACAATGTCATCCCAAAGTTTTTCTTGAGCAGCACCAGTCACGATAAGGACACGGCCTGTTTGTGAATTAAATGCTGATGGAGATTGGCGAACTGCTGATTTAATTGTTTCAATAGCTTTTGCTTCATCAGCAACGTTTTTGCCCAAAGCGTAGATGGTGCGACGGTTTTCAAGTGAGTTAATAAATGTCATGTTTTTTCCTGTCTTTCTTTTTATTGTTTACACTTGTAATCTTATCAAATAACTTTCCGAAAGTAAAACAATACGCTTCGTTATTTACGTCAGCATTTTCTCCCAGAAATTTTACTGACGGAAGTT
The DNA window shown above is from Lactococcus sp. S-13 and carries:
- a CDS encoding ATP cone domain-containing protein; its protein translation is MQAKLVNKVVIKRNGRVVDWDSFRIQTAVFKAAINGKYKEKPLHANMIANNVTKVVEKVIAELPFEKIEIETIQNQVIKQLNDFDKDVAHDFLAYKTKQNIEQRH
- a CDS encoding Nramp family divalent metal transporter — encoded protein: MKHFLQDKRHPTLDFLRYVGPGLIVAVGFIDPGNWAANLAAGSQFGYKLLWVITLSTIMLAFLQHNVAHLGIVTGKCLSENATKHLRPAISRTVLGSAVLASISTAVAEILGGALALQMLFNLPIVVGAILTALVVIWFLFSNSYSKIEKVIIGFVCLIGVSLLLEIFIIPHISWGAAAKGAFVPSISGKSLPIIMSALGAVVMPHNLFLHSEVIQSRQWNLKDEAIMERQLRFEFFDTIFSMFLGWVINSAIIIIAAALFFPRVVTEISQAQEMLVPLLGPAAAILFAIAFLFAGIASSVTAGMAGGSIFAGLFAEPYDAQDPHSRLGVLITIIGATAAICGLSFVTSSFNILIYSQVFLSIQLPITIFLQIYLTSSQQVMGKYKNVWFTKWLLLATGAFVTLLNIMLIVETFK
- a CDS encoding nitroreductase family protein, giving the protein MTFINSLENRRTIYALGKNVADEAKAIETIKSAVRQSPSAFNSQTGRVLIVTGAAQEKLWDDIVAPELQATMKAQGVPDSAWEGTRAKLDGFKAAFGTALFFEDQAVVKNLQEQFPLYADNFPVWSEQGSGIITVNAWTALAEIGLGANLQHYNPVIDEAVAKTWNLPESWKLRGQLVFGSIEAPAGEKTFLADEERFIVAN